The genomic region CCGATCGTGTAGCCGGCCAGCCGGACCGCCGGGTCAGGCTGGTGGTCGAGCAGGTAGTGCGTCGCGAAGATCTCCCACATGGCGGCCGGCTCGACCTCGCCGCCGTCGTGGTCGGTGACCTGCTGCACCACACCGGAGAACTCGATCTGGAGCCGCCGGGGCAGGTCCAGCTGGTGCTCGCTCTTCATGATGTACGCGACGCCGCCCTTGCCGGACTGCGAGTTGACCCGGATGACCGCCTCGTAGGTGCGGCCCAGGTCCTTCGGGTCGATCGGCAGGTACGGCACCGCCCAGGTCTGCTCGTCCACAGGCACGCCGGCCGCCTTCGCGTCGGCGTTGAGGGCGTCGAAGCCCTTCTTGATGGCGTCCTGGTGGGAGCCGGAGAAGGCGGTGTAGACCAGGTCGCCCGCGTACGGGTGGCGCTCGTGCACGGGCAGCTGGTTGCAGTATTCGACGGCCCGCCGGATCTCGTCGATGTTGGAGAAGGAGATCATCGGGTCGATGCCCTGGGAGAACAGGTTGAGCCCCAGCGTCACCAGGTCGACGTTGCCGGTGCGCTCGCCGTTGCCGAACAGGCAGCCCTCGATGCGGTCCGCGCCGGCGAGCAGGCCCAGCTCGGCGGCGGCCACACCGGTGCCCCGGTCGTTGTGCGGGTGCAGGCTCAGCACCACGCTGTCGCGGCGCGGCAGGTGCCGGTGCATCCACTCGATCGAGTCGGCGTACACGTTCGGCGTCGCCATCTCGACGGTGGCCGGCAGGTTGATGATCAGCGGGCGGTCGGGCGTCGGGTCGATCACGTCGATGACCCGGGAGCAGACCTCCAGCGCGTACTCCAGCTCGGTGCCCGTGTAGGACTCCGGCGAGTACTCGTAGAAGATCTCGGTGTCCGGGGTGTGGATCTCTGCGTACTTCTGGCAGAGCCGGGCGCCGCTGGTGGCGATGTCGGCGATGCCGTCGCGGTCCAGGCCGAATACGACCCGGCGCTGGAGCGTGGACGTCGAGTTGTAGAAGTGCACGATGGCCCGCTTCGCGCCGCGCAGCGACTCGAACGTCCGGTCGATCAGGTGCTCCCGACACTGGGTGAGGACCTGGATCGTGACGTCGTCCGGGATCATGTCCTGTTCGATGAGCTGCCGGACGAAGTCGAAGTCGGTCTGGCTCGCCGACGGGAAGCCGACCTCGATCTCCTTGTAGCCCATCTGCACCAGCAACTGGAACATCCGGCGCTTGCGCTCGGGTGACATCGGGTCGATCAGCGCCTGGTTGCCGTCGCGCAGGTCTACCGCGCACCACCGCGGCGCGGCCTCGACGTGGCGGGTGGGCCAGGTGCGATCCGGCAGGTCGATGCGGAACTGCTCCTGGTACGGCTGGTAGCGGTGGTACGGCATTCCGCTCGGGCGCTGCCGGGCGAAGGGATCGGTCTCAGCGTCGGTGACAGGTTGAGCCATCTCAGAGTGCTCCCTGGAACATGTGGCGTCAGCAGATCGGAAGGTGTCGGCGAGGCGTCGGGCTGCGGTGCCCACGCGACTGCCGATGAAAAGCTCGGATGTGCTGGACGGCGCGATGCGACTCCGCGACGAGGTGCCGGCCGGTTAGGCCTCGTCGCGGCGGCTAAGGAGAAGAAGCGCCTGCCACATGACCAGGTCACCCTACGTGATGGAACTGGGGGTGGAAAGGAACGTCCGGACTATGGGACCGACGTCATGTTCTCCTCCGGGGCCATGGCACCCAGCCTCGGAGTCCGCTCAGCCCAGGCCACCACGGGCACGATCGCGAGCCCGACCAGAACGAAGATCGCCGCCGTCGGATACCAGCCCCATCCGCCGGTGGTCACCCCGAGCGCCGTCAGCCCGGCCGGGGCGATCAGGAACTGCACCTGCGTGCCCAGGCGTAACGCCCCCACGTAGGCGCCGCGCTGGTCGGCCGGTGGCAGGGTGGCCGTGAGGCCCCAGGTGCCCGCCGACTCGATCAACTCGGCGAGGATCAGCAGCGTCGCGGCGGCCACGAGCACCACGATGGTGAGCCCACCCCGGGTAACGCCGGAGATCGGCAGGACCAGGCAGAACACGGCGATCAGCAGGCCGCCCCGGCGCGACGCCCGCGCCGCGCCCGCAGCGGTGTCGGCGCCCCGGCTGACGCGTACCTGGAGCAGCACGATCAGGACCGTGTTGAGCAGCACCAGAGCGGCGATCACCGTCTTCGGGGCATCCGTGTGGGTGAGGATCCAGAGCGGCATCACCGTCAGGTACAGCACCCCGTGCGCGGTGAGCAGCCCGGACAGCAGGGACACCGCCAGGAACGGCCGGTCCCGCAGTACGGCGAGCCGGCTCATCGGCTCCGTGGGCCGGACCACGTGGGGCAGCCGTGGCAGTCGCCGCACGAACAGGGCCGTCACCAGGATCACCGTCGAGATGAACCAGACCATCCCCCGGTACGCCGCCATCGTGTCCACCGCCAGCACCACGCCGCTGATCACCGCGCCCAGCCCGAACCCGACGTTCAGCGACGAACGCTGGTACGCCATCCCCGTGACCCGTTCCGCCGGAGGGAGCGCGTTGATCGAGTAGACCTGACGGGCCACGCCGGTGGCGGCGTCCACGGTCGCCAGCGCCACCACCACGGCGAGGAAGCCCGCGAAGCCGCCGACGAACGGGTACGTCGCGAAGAGCATCGCGTCCAGCACCAGCCCGAACACCCAGACCCGCTGCGGTCCGTACCTGTCGGTGAGCCCGCCCAGCGGGACCGTGCCCAGCAGCGACACCCCCGCCGCGATGGACAGCCCCAGCCCGACCTGGGCGGCGCTGAGCCCGAGCGCCCGTGTGAAGAAGACGGCGCTGCCGGCGTGGAACAGGCCGCTACCGACGGCGTAGACCATTGCCTGCACGGCCAGGGCGCGGGTCAGCCCGGGCGGCGGTACGACGTTACGGACGGCGGTGCGGATGATGTCTCTGGCCCCCATGGCTGCTGAGTGAATCGTGCCCCCACGGCATCGGTCGAACCTTTTAGGCTGGGCCGAATCGTGCGGGGGTGCGTGTGTCGGAGTTGCGGTTCAGCCTGGCCGACGTCGCGGGAGTACGGCTCGCCGTGTCGCCGGTCAACGAGACGGTCATGAGCATGTGGGCGCTTGGCAGCCCGGTCCGCTATGCGGTGCACCTGCCCTGGATCGACAGGGCCCGGGTGACGGTGCGTCGTCCCGAGGTGGCCGCCCGGGTTCGCCCGCTCACGGAGTTGGCCCGGGCGGGTTGCTGGTTGCCCGACTTCCTCACCCCGGCGGCCCGACCGAACGTGGAGATGGCCGAGCAACTGGACCAGATCGCCGCGACGCCGCCGGCCGTGGTGGTCCAGGACCTGCTGGCGACCACCCCGCGCCGGCCGCTGAGCCCGTTCGGGCTTGCGCTGCTCGCCGATCCCCGCGGGCTGCTGCCGCAGCTCGTCGACGCCGTACGGGTCTGGTACGACGAGGCGATCGCCCCGGACTGGCCGCGGATGCGGGCGCTTCTCGACGCCGATGTGGCGTACCGCGCCGCTCAGCTCGCCGAGGGCGGTGCCGGCCGGTTCTTCGAGCAGCTCCACCCGAGCCTGCGCTGGCTCGGTGACCGGGTGGTCAGCGACGACCCGTTCGAGCGGGACTTCGACCTGCGCGGTCGTGGGTTGGCGCTCAACCCGACGGTGTTCACCGAGCGGCGGGTGCTGTGGAACCTGCTGGAGGACTCGCTGCCGGCCGGCGCGTACCCGGTCCGGGCTGTCGGAACGCTCTGGGAGGCGACCCCGTCGCCACCTGGTGACTCGCTGGCACGGGTGGTCGGCCCGGGCCGGGCGGCGCTGCTGCACCTGCTCGACACCGCGACCAGCACCACCGATCTGGCCCGACTCACCGGGATGTCCGCCGGGAACGTCTCCCAGCACCTGGCCGCGCTGCACGCCGCCGGCCTGGTCCACCGGGTTCGGCAGGGCCGGCACGTCCTCTACGGCAATACCGAGGCCGCGAAGGTCCTGCTCCGGGCAAGCCGTGGCGGGTGATCCGAGGGGCGCTCAGCAGAGCAGCAGGTCGGTGACCGGGCGGCGGTGACGGAGGCCGGTTTCGCGGGCGCGCAGGTCGGCCGGGAGGGCGAACGGGTCCCCGAGACGGCCGACGGCGGCGACAACCAGCGGGCGTACGCCGACGGGCAGGTTGAGCTCGGTGGCGAGGCTGACCTGGTCGAAGCGGGTGAGTTGACGCACGTGCAGGCCGAGCGCGGTGGCCTGAAGGGTCAGGTGGGCCATCGCCTGACCGAGGTCGTACGCGGCACGCTCGGCGTCCCCGCCGGTGTGCGCGCCGACCACCAGTGTTGCGGCGTGCCGGGCCCAGCACTGGTCGTCGTCCGGGAGGCTGACCATGATCCGCTTCCAGTTCTCGTCGTCCCGGTGACCGAGGGCGAACCGCCAGGGCTGCCCGTTCTCCTCCGACGGCGCCCAGCGCGCGGCCTCCAGCAGTGAGGCCGCCTCGTCCGGGGTCAGCTCGGCGCGGGGGTCGAAGGCCCAGGGGCTCCAGCGGAAGGCGAGCAGCGGGGTGAGGTCAGCCATGCCGAGAATCGTCCTGTATGGGTGATTCGCCGCTCAGGATGGGCTCCCCAAATGTGGTCAATGACACCCGTAACGGGACGAAGGTCAAGACGTTCCCGCGCCTGGGCTGTCCGACGGGTCAGGAGTCGGCGGCGCCGCCGTGCCGAGGGGCTCCACGTCCACCACCACCGGCCCGGCCAACTGCACGCTCGCCGGCGCGGGACCGGGCGGGGCGGCCAGCCGCAGCGTCCCGGCCGCCGTCCGGACACCTGTCGGCGTGCCGTCCCGGTCGTAGCAGTAGATGCCGACGTCCAACGGGGCGTTCAGCGAAGCCGAGGTGGACTCCACCGAGTAGCAGGCGCCGGTGACGCCCTCCTGCGGGCTGGCCGGAGCCACCGCCAACGGCGCACGCCTGTCGGTAAGCACAGCCAGCCAGTCGGTGAGCGGATGGTGGACGCGAGGGTCCAACCGGCGCGGGAGCGCGTCGTCGCGATCCCCGAGGCGTACGCAGTGCGCCGGCTCCGGTCGAGCGCTCGACGGCAGGGCGCACTGGAACAGCCCGTCGGTGGTGGCCGCCAGCGAGACGTCGACGGTGCCGCCAAGCGCACCACCTGGCACGTCGACCCGCCAACTGCCGTCGTTCGCGCTTGTGAACACGATGCTGCGGTCCGGTCGGCCGGGCTGGCTGAAGACGTACTGCGCCACGAGGTGGCGATCCTGCGCGGCCGCGGCCAGGGCGGCAAGCTCGTCCCGGGCGGCGTCCACCCTCACCGGCCCGGGATCGACAGGCGGTGGGGGAGCGGGTTGCTCGCTGGTGCAGGAGACCAGGACAGCAGGCAGGGCGAACACGAGCGGCCCGAGCACGCGGCCGGCCGAGCGGATGAGGACGGGCACCGGCTCATTCTGATGGGTGCCGCAGGATCGCGGGGAAGCGGCGCGCGGCGTGCCCTCGGCGTGTCGGGCGCGGCGTGCCGACGTACCGTGCGGGCTTGCGGACCTGGTCACCCGCGCTGGCCGTTGGCCCGCGCGGGCCGGATGGTGGGATCACACAACCCGGCGTCCTGACCCGCCGGATACCCTCATGGGGTCTGACACGCGCCGCCGGCCCCGGTTCCGGCGGCGTCGGCACGCTCAGGGACGCTGGGAGGGAGTGCACCGTCGTGGCACTCGTGGTGCAGAAGTACGGCGGGTCCTCCGTCGCCAATGCCGAGCGCATCAAGCGGGTGGCCGAGCGCATCGTCGCCGCCCGTAAAGCTGGCGACGACGTCGTGGTGGTGGTCTCCGCGATGGGAGACACCACCGACGAGTTGCTCGACCTGGCCAATCAGGTCAGCCCGTTGCCGCCGGGCCGCGAGCTGGACATGCTGCTCACCGCCGGGGAGCGGATCTCGATGGCCCTGCTGGCCATGGCGATCCACAACCTGGGGTACGAAGCCCGCTCGTTCACCGGCTCGCAGGCCGGCGTGATCACCACCTCGGTGCACGGTCGCGCACGGATCATCGACGTCACCCCCGGGCGGCTCAAGGGCGCGCTCGACGAGGGCGCTGTGGTGATCGTGGCCGGTTTCCAGGGCGTCTCGCAGGACACCAAGGACGTCACCACGCTGGGTCGGGGCGGTTCGGACACCACTGCCGTGGCGCTCGCCGCCGCGCTGCACGCCGACGTGTGCGAGATCTACACCGACGTCGACGGCATCTTCACCGCCGACCCTCGGATCGTGCCCAACGCGCGGCACATCCAGCAGATCACCTACGAGGAGATGCTGGAGTTGGCCGCGTGCGGCGCCAAGGTGCTGCACCTTCGTAGCGTGGAGTACGCCCGCCGGGCGGGGTTGCCGATCCACGTCCGTTCGTCATACTCGACCAACACCGGCACGATGGTCACCGGATCGATGGAGGACCTTTCCATGGAGCAGGCACTGATCACCGGGGTCGCGCACGACCGCAGCGAGGCCAAGATCACGATCGTCGGCGTGCCCGACGAGCCGGGTGCCGCCGCGCGGATCTTCGACACCGTCGCCGGTGCCGAGATCAACCTCGACATGATCGTGCAGAACGTCTCCACCGAGGGCACCGGCCGGACGGACATCTCGTTCACGCTGCCCAAGGCCGACGGCCCGACCGCGATGGCCGCCCTCAGCAAGATCCAGGAGCCGGTCAAGTTCAAGGGCCTGCTCTACGACGACCACGTCGGCAAGGTCTCGCTGATCGGCGCCGGCATGCGCTCGCACCCCGGTGTGGCCGCCGGCTTCTTCGCCGCGCTCGGCGCGGCAGGTGTCAACATCGAGATGATCTCCACCTCCGAGATCCGGGTCTCCGTCGTCTGCCGGGACACCGACCTCGACGCCGCGGTGCGCGCCATCCACGACGCGTTCGAGTTGGGCGGCGACAGCGAAGCCGTTGTCTACGCGGGGACGGGTAGGTAGCGCCCCATGACGGCGCTGCCCACCCTCGCCGTGGTCGGAGCGACAGGTGCCGTCGGCACCGTGATGTGTGAGCTGCTCACCGGGCGTCGCAACGTCTGGGGTGAGATCCGGCTCCTCGCCTCCGAGCGGTCGGTCGGCAAGCGGGTGCAGTGCCGGGGCGAGGAACTCGTCGTCCAGGCGTTGACACCGGAGGCCTTCGACGGCGTCGACGTGGCGATGTTCGACGTGCCTGACGAGGTCTCCGCCGAGTGGGCGCCGATCGCCGTCGCCCGCGGCGCGATCGCCGTCGACAACTCCGGCGCCTTCCGGATGGACCGGGACGTCCCGCTCGTCGTTCCGGAGATCAATCCCGAGGAGGTACGCAACAGGCCCCGGGGCATCATCGCGAACGCCAACTGCACCACCCTCGCGATGATCGTCGCGGTCGCCCCGCTGCACCGCGAGTACGGCCTGCGGGAATTGGTGCTCGCCTCCTACCAGGCGGTCTCCGGAGCAGGCAAAGCCGGGGTGGACATCCTGCACGACCAACTCGCCAAGGTCGCCGGTGATCGCGCGCTCGGCTCGCGCACCGGCGACGTCCGCCAGGCCGTCGGCGACGACCTCGGCCCGTTCCCGGCCCCGCTGGCGCTCAACGTGGTGCCCTGGGCCGGCTCACCCGCCGACGACGGCTGGTCGTCCGAGGAAATGAAGATCCGCAACGAGTCGCGGAAGATCCTCGGCCTGCCCGACCTCAAGGTCAGCGCCACCTGCGTCCGGGTGCCAGTCGTGACCGCCCACTCGGTGGCCGTCCACGCGGTCTTCGCCACCGAGGTGGACGCCGAAGGCGCCCGCGAGGCGCTGCGCAACGCGCCCGGCGTGATCCTCGTCGACGACCCCGCCTCTGGGGAGTTCCCGATGCCGATCGACGCGGTCGGCACCGACCCCTCCTGGGTGGGTCGGATCCGCCGCGCCCTCGACGACCCGCGCGCCCTGGACTTCTTCGTCACCGGCGACAACCTCCGCAAGGGCGCAGCCCTCAACACGGCCCAGATAGCCGAACTAATAGCCAAAGAGCTAAAAAACCAGTAACCGGCGCCCCTGCCCTGCGCTGCCCCGTCGCTGCCCTGCCCTGCCCTCCCCGCCCCCGTCGATCATGGAGTTGTGGTGGGCAGATGGTGTCGTGATGCCCGGTTTATGAGGCACCACAACTCCATGATCGACCCCGCAGGGGGAGGGCGCGCGGGCGCGGGGGAGCAGCGCGAGGGCCAGATTTGGTTAGGCCGCTGCTAGGTGGACTCCGTCTCGGCCTTGGCGTTTTACCGCGTAGAGGGCCTGGTCGGCTCTTCGCAGGGTGCCGTCGGGGGACTCGCCGGGGCGGGGCAGCGCAACACCCACGCTGATCGTGCGCCCGATGCGGCGGGCGGCCTCGGCCAGCCGTTCGGCGATCCGGACCGCCTCCTCCGGACGGTTCACCTCGATCACCGCGACGAACTCGTCACCACCGATCCGGTACAGCTCGTCCCCGTGCCGCAACGCCCCCTCCAGCGCCCGGGCCAGCCCGACAAGCACCCGGTCGCCGGCCTGGTGGCCGTACGTGTCGTTGACAGTCTTGAAG from Micromonospora profundi harbors:
- the leuA gene encoding 2-isopropylmalate synthase: MAQPVTDAETDPFARQRPSGMPYHRYQPYQEQFRIDLPDRTWPTRHVEAAPRWCAVDLRDGNQALIDPMSPERKRRMFQLLVQMGYKEIEVGFPSASQTDFDFVRQLIEQDMIPDDVTIQVLTQCREHLIDRTFESLRGAKRAIVHFYNSTSTLQRRVVFGLDRDGIADIATSGARLCQKYAEIHTPDTEIFYEYSPESYTGTELEYALEVCSRVIDVIDPTPDRPLIINLPATVEMATPNVYADSIEWMHRHLPRRDSVVLSLHPHNDRGTGVAAAELGLLAGADRIEGCLFGNGERTGNVDLVTLGLNLFSQGIDPMISFSNIDEIRRAVEYCNQLPVHERHPYAGDLVYTAFSGSHQDAIKKGFDALNADAKAAGVPVDEQTWAVPYLPIDPKDLGRTYEAVIRVNSQSGKGGVAYIMKSEHQLDLPRRLQIEFSGVVQQVTDHDGGEVEPAAMWEIFATHYLLDHQPDPAVRLAGYTIGTTDGKVEIEAQVGVGAEERSLTAIGNGPIDAYVNALQSIGVGVRVLDYHEHALSSGGDAQAAAYVECEVDGHTVWGVGTDANIVTASIKAVTSAVNRARR
- a CDS encoding MFS transporter gives rise to the protein MGARDIIRTAVRNVVPPPGLTRALAVQAMVYAVGSGLFHAGSAVFFTRALGLSAAQVGLGLSIAAGVSLLGTVPLGGLTDRYGPQRVWVFGLVLDAMLFATYPFVGGFAGFLAVVVALATVDAATGVARQVYSINALPPAERVTGMAYQRSSLNVGFGLGAVISGVVLAVDTMAAYRGMVWFISTVILVTALFVRRLPRLPHVVRPTEPMSRLAVLRDRPFLAVSLLSGLLTAHGVLYLTVMPLWILTHTDAPKTVIAALVLLNTVLIVLLQVRVSRGADTAAGAARASRRGGLLIAVFCLVLPISGVTRGGLTIVVLVAAATLLILAELIESAGTWGLTATLPPADQRGAYVGALRLGTQVQFLIAPAGLTALGVTTGGWGWYPTAAIFVLVGLAIVPVVAWAERTPRLGAMAPEENMTSVP
- a CDS encoding ArsR/SmtB family transcription factor; translated protein: MRVSELRFSLADVAGVRLAVSPVNETVMSMWALGSPVRYAVHLPWIDRARVTVRRPEVAARVRPLTELARAGCWLPDFLTPAARPNVEMAEQLDQIAATPPAVVVQDLLATTPRRPLSPFGLALLADPRGLLPQLVDAVRVWYDEAIAPDWPRMRALLDADVAYRAAQLAEGGAGRFFEQLHPSLRWLGDRVVSDDPFERDFDLRGRGLALNPTVFTERRVLWNLLEDSLPAGAYPVRAVGTLWEATPSPPGDSLARVVGPGRAALLHLLDTATSTTDLARLTGMSAGNVSQHLAALHAAGLVHRVRQGRHVLYGNTEAAKVLLRASRGG
- a CDS encoding nitroreductase family protein, with the protein product MADLTPLLAFRWSPWAFDPRAELTPDEAASLLEAARWAPSEENGQPWRFALGHRDDENWKRIMVSLPDDDQCWARHAATLVVGAHTGGDAERAAYDLGQAMAHLTLQATALGLHVRQLTRFDQVSLATELNLPVGVRPLVVAAVGRLGDPFALPADLRARETGLRHRRPVTDLLLC
- a CDS encoding aspartate-semialdehyde dehydrogenase, with the protein product MTALPTLAVVGATGAVGTVMCELLTGRRNVWGEIRLLASERSVGKRVQCRGEELVVQALTPEAFDGVDVAMFDVPDEVSAEWAPIAVARGAIAVDNSGAFRMDRDVPLVVPEINPEEVRNRPRGIIANANCTTLAMIVAVAPLHREYGLRELVLASYQAVSGAGKAGVDILHDQLAKVAGDRALGSRTGDVRQAVGDDLGPFPAPLALNVVPWAGSPADDGWSSEEMKIRNESRKILGLPDLKVSATCVRVPVVTAHSVAVHAVFATEVDAEGAREALRNAPGVILVDDPASGEFPMPIDAVGTDPSWVGRIRRALDDPRALDFFVTGDNLRKGAALNTAQIAELIAKELKNQ
- a CDS encoding aspartate kinase; the protein is MALVVQKYGGSSVANAERIKRVAERIVAARKAGDDVVVVVSAMGDTTDELLDLANQVSPLPPGRELDMLLTAGERISMALLAMAIHNLGYEARSFTGSQAGVITTSVHGRARIIDVTPGRLKGALDEGAVVIVAGFQGVSQDTKDVTTLGRGGSDTTAVALAAALHADVCEIYTDVDGIFTADPRIVPNARHIQQITYEEMLELAACGAKVLHLRSVEYARRAGLPIHVRSSYSTNTGTMVTGSMEDLSMEQALITGVAHDRSEAKITIVGVPDEPGAAARIFDTVAGAEINLDMIVQNVSTEGTGRTDISFTLPKADGPTAMAALSKIQEPVKFKGLLYDDHVGKVSLIGAGMRSHPGVAAGFFAALGAAGVNIEMISTSEIRVSVVCRDTDLDAAVRAIHDAFELGGDSEAVVYAGTGR